DNA from Sulfurimonas xiamenensis:
TAATTTTCAGTCTTCTCAAATGGCACCTTTTATCGGTGTAGCTCTTTATGGAGTTATCTACGCATTTTTACTAAGTAAATTTGCTCAAACACCCGGAAAAAAAGCTTATGAGATAAAAGTTCTAAACAGTACAAACGGAGAAAATATAACTTTTATAAAAGCACTATTTAGATTTGTCGCTTTTTTATTCACAGCAACGACAGTTTTAGGACTTTTTTTACCGTTTTACAGAAAAGACAAAAAAGCGCTGCATGATTTGATTTGCGGAACTATCGTTGTCGCTGTAAAATCTTAAAGTTCCATAAAAAAATTTATCTGTATTGCTTAGCAGTAACTCTATGATAGATAAACCACAATATTTTTTTCAATACTAAATATAAATTCTCCTGCTAACTTACCTATAAAATCTTAAAACAATCCTTTTTTTATCTATTATACTAACATAGATATATGTAAACATAGTTTTTATAAACAGCTTGAAATATTGTAAAATCTACTTTGCATTTAAAACATATAGTAGTAATTAATTATAAGAAAATTTATATTTTCGTAAAAAATATATAAAATGAAAATTATGTGAAGTTGTTTTTGAAATGTACTCTTAGCCAAAAAGGCTAAGAGGGGATGGAAGATTTAGTGTAAATCTTTCCAAACTTGTTTTTTCCATAAAAGAGCGAAGATAGCGAAAATAACGATATAAATCATTACATTTGCTCCAACTGATTCTCTTTCATGTCTTTTTGTATCAGCAGAATCTGCAAGATGCTCAAGAACTTTATGAGCTGCTTCTTCAGTTACACCAACTCTAGGCATTGCAGTACCTTTTAGGTGCGCTTGAGGATTTTCGATAAAAGTACTCAAGAAGTGCTCACTACGAGAACGAAAGTACATTGATAAATCAGGAGGCAGTTTACCCATATATTTTGTCAATGCTTCTTGGTACTCTAATACTTGAATATCGTACGCTAAAGACTCTTTCTCAAATTTAAATTC
Protein-coding regions in this window:
- a CDS encoding RDD family protein codes for the protein MRFRELKKNKKPAQIKESKKFVYAPYNYRVKAFITDMFMIYAPILYIITYVFMDGKDNFQSSQMAPFIGVALYGVIYAFLLSKFAQTPGKKAYEIKVLNSTNGENITFIKALFRFVAFLFTATTVLGLFLPFYRKDKKALHDLICGTIVVAVKS